A stretch of Octopus bimaculoides isolate UCB-OBI-ISO-001 chromosome 23, ASM119413v2, whole genome shotgun sequence DNA encodes these proteins:
- the LOC106869055 gene encoding uncharacterized protein LOC106869055, translating into MSEYSLIFYLLTEIQVFGFIAVVSSFFLLFAWNQYRGTTLIKHNQTFINDSKEFPNHEVHHINNKTVSKKKQELVQLNNKTKYIIYYCVNSILCGGWGDRQHGIVSVYLMSQAMGRRFGIINSKPCKFTNYLQPNKINWTIDPKELQGLKSHHLRLIDNKRYLSSLQSADLERSHPEDVLYVSTNVIYFHALIENPHYKKQLLWASQMSYGNLFAKMMNLLFRFNNHIQEKFDKFFKVNIPEPNMHLVCAQIRIGQNPSVPGDSPRNSMSNIQIVWNLLNKYNTSKYKIFVTTDSEEVQAIASNKFASQIANNSGEIFHVDRIRNGVNKICDNLSKVFMDQYILTKCDTLIVSRSGYGENAVIMRQKENNLFYFRNGNITRISKEKLSRIWKKTWL; encoded by the coding sequence aTTCAAGTCTTTGGATTCATTGCTGTGGTCAGCAGCTTCTTTCTACTGTTTGCCTGGAACCAATATAGAGGGACAACATTAATCAAACACAACCAAACGTTTATAAATGATTCTAAGGAATTTCCAAATCATGAAGTGCAtcatataaataacaaaactgtAAGCAAGAAGAAACAGGAATTGGTTCAgttaaacaacaaaactaaatatattatatattactgtgTTAATAGTATATTGTGTGGAGGTTGGGGAGATAGGCAGCATGGAATAGTGTCTGTATATTTAATGTCACAAGCCATGGGTCGTCGTTTTGGCATCATTAATTCAAAACCTTGTAAATTTACTAATTATCTTCAACCAAACAAAATTAACTGGACAATTGACCCAAAAGAGTTGCAGGGCCTAAAAAGCCATCACCTCCGTTTGATTGACAACAAAAGGTACCTTTCCTCTTTACAATCAGCAGACTTAGAAAGAAGTCACCCTGAAGATGTACTCTATGTGTCTACAAATGTAATCTATTTTCATGCTTTAATAGAGAACCCTCACTATAAAAAACAACTTCTTTGGGCATCACAAATGTCATACGGAAATTTATTTGCTAAAATGATGAATTTATTGTTTCGCTTCAATAATCATATTCAGGAAAAGTTTGACAAATTTTTTAAAGTCAATATCCCCGAGCCAAATATGCATTTGGTGTGTGCTCAGATTCGAATTGGACAGAACCCCAGTGTTCCAGGAGATTCCCCAAGGAATTCAATGTCAAATATTCAGATTGTCTGGAACTtgttaaataaatacaacactAGCAAGTACAAAATATTTGTGACAACAGACTCAGAAGAGGTACAGGCGATAGCTTCAAATAAATTTGCTTCTCAAATCGCGAACAACTCAGGGGAAATATTTCATGTGGATCGGATACGTAATGGAGTGAATAAAATATGTGATAATTTAAGTAAGGTTTTCATGGACCAATATATTCTGACTAAATGTGATACGTTGATAGTAAGCCGAAGTGGTTATGGTGAAAATGCTGTAATAATgaggcaaaaagaaaacaacctgttttaTTTTAGAAATGGAAATATAACACGAATCAGTAAAGAAAAACTTTCTCGTATCTGGAAAAAAACATGGTTGTGA